A window of the Henningerozyma blattae CBS 6284 chromosome 10, complete genome genome harbors these coding sequences:
- the HOP1 gene encoding Hop1p (similar to Saccharomyces cerevisiae HOP1 (YIL072W); ancestral locus Anc_7.269), giving the protein MSTSQYVKTQIKNPNVAQKQSTSNSTDISTEQSQRLIQTMLTMSFGCLTFLRGLFPDDNFADQRFVPEKIEKNYNKDNVSHANSIRIKTLKRGKSNEADILLDWLEKGVFKSLKLKYLKGLSFGIFLDENNPSSLIENYIFTFEYGKNDNGIKMSIKNDTSSNESISLLDSRIMVQQLMRRFIILTQSLEPLPQKKYISMHLIFNSNTPQSYQPSNFKDATYEEKPTIKIPTNNLISKSSTVGSLETKCHQVEITVLSTNESDLTNPEVDCDVIEPISRFCLSPDQISGSRRGTINGYDTQSQTGNILGNVLQSSQTSVQPTQYVAHQERDTECECGVASPAKVTSTKICKICKKKVHGFCYGNIRENRVPACFMCCFGPELESKSSEFKDLMTLRKCYRTLSKKRSFPPSVMTFAEYMFRKEDITDEIKNRIAFAITIFFSDNTLSAQGNTDQTGSQALRPNFVSIDIPGIAIPNFGELKEGQTTDIRFTLRSENSRDCYTTDIPYSKKQIKKWLDEVLELSRQSIQQLQSGTFGIDTLEITDNTETQDPIEVNQKKRTRINLEGYIDDSSPSVNDTSIIEKETPRKIPKISVSKKLYQVTGKSKILHLSIEI; this is encoded by the coding sequence atgtCAACAAGCCAATATGTTAAGACGCAGATCAAAAATCCCAATGTAGCTCAGAAGCAAAGTACGAGTAATTCAACTGATATTTCAACAGAACAGTCTCAACGATTGATTCAAACAATGCTAACTATGTCATTTGGTTGTCTAACTTTTCTTCGTGGTTTATTTCCGGATGACAATTTTGCTGATCAACGGTTTGTTCCTGAAAagatagaaaaaaattacaataaaGATAATGTATCTCATGCCAACTCAATTAGAATAAAAACTTTGAAAAGAGGGAAATCTAATGAAgctgatattttattagacTGGTTGGAAAAAGGTGTCTTCAAATCGTTAAagttgaaatatttgaaaggGCTAAGTTTTGGTATCTTTttagatgaaaataatcCAAGCTCATTGATcgaaaattatatttttacttttgaatatggtaaaaatgataatggTATAAAGATGAGTATCAAAAATGATACCTCATCAAATGAGTCAATTTCTCTATTGGATTCCAGAATAATGGTTCAACAATTGATGAGgagatttattattctaaCTCAATCATTAGAACCTTTGCCCCAAAAGAAGTATATATCAATGCATTTgatattcaattcaaatacaCCTCAATCTTACCAACCTTCAAACTTTAAAGATGCTACTTATGAAGAAAAACCAACAATTAAGATTCCAACGAATAATTTGATCTCGAAATCGTCTACAGTCGGTTCATTAGAAACAAAATGCCATCAAGTGGAAATTACAGTTCTTTCTACAAATGAGTCGGATTTAACTAATCCAGAAGTAGATTGTGACGTAATTGAGCCTATTTCAAGATTTTGTTTATCACCAGATCAAATTTCAGGTAGTAGACGAGGTACCATAAATGGGTATGATACTCAATCACAAACAGGAAATATATTAGGAAATGTATTGCAATCTTCACAGACAAGTGTACAACCTACTCAATATGTGGCACACCAAGAAAGAGATACGGAATGTGAATGTGGGGTTGCTTCGCCTGCTAAGGTAACCTCTACAAAAATTTGCAAAATTTGTAAGAAGAAAGTCCATGGTTTCTGTTATGGTAATATAAGAGAAAATCGTGTTCCAGCATGCTTTATGTGTTGCTTTGGTCCAGAATTAGAAAGCAAATCCTctgaatttaaagatttgatGACTTTACGAAAATGCTATAGAACTTTatcaaagaaaagaagTTTTCCACCCTCAGTTATGACTTTTGCTGAATACATGTTCAGAAAGGAAGACATAAcagatgaaattaaaaatagaattgCCTTTGCTAtaactatatttttttcagatAATACACTCTCAGCTCAAGGAAATACTGATCAGACCGGTAGCCAAGCCTTAAGACCCAATTTCGTTTCAATTGATATACCAGGCATAGCTATTCCCAACTTTGGGGAATTAAAGGAAGGACAGACAACAGATATTCGTTTTACCTTAAGATCTGAAAATTCAAGAGATTGCTATACAACAGATATACCTTATTCTAAGAAACAGATCAAAAAATGGCTGGATGAAGTTCTGGAATTAAGTAGACAAAGTATACAACAACTACAAAGTGGAACATTCGGTATTGATACTTTAGAGATCACAGATAATACTGAAACACAGGATCCAATTGAAGTgaatcaaaagaaaagaacTAGAATTAACTTGGAAGGATACATTGATGATAGTTCTCCTTCTGTTAATGATACAagtattattgaaaaagaaacacCTAGAAAAATACCAAAAATTAGTGTTTCAAAAAAACTTTACCAAGTAACTGGtaaatctaaaatattgcatttatcaatagaaatttaa
- the YOS1 gene encoding Yos1p (similar to Saccharomyces cerevisiae YOS1 (YER074W-A); ancestral locus Anc_7.263), whose product MLFGLGRLFYVILLLINAVAVLNEERFLRRIGLGKSSNDGPVFGQTENTTKSKVIQLISAVQTLLRIPLIGINILVIIYELVLG is encoded by the exons ATGTTGTTTGGCCTAGGGAGATTGTTCTACGTTATTTTATTGCTAATTAATGCAGTTGCAGTTCTAAACGAAGAAAGATTTCTAAGAAGAA TCGGTTTGGGAAAAAGCTCAAATGATGGCCCTGTATTTGGTCAGACTGAAAACACTACAAAATCTAAGGTCATTCAATTAATTAGTGCGGTTCAAACACTACTAAGGA TACCTTTAATTGGtatcaatattttggtCATTATTTATGAATTAGTCCTAGGCTAA
- the TBLA0J01340 gene encoding uncharacterized protein (similar to Saccharomyces cerevisiae YIL067C; ancestral locus Anc_7.257), with protein sequence MKTLQEIQEEDETELETNNDAFLLEDFTAGSISMSPAPDPFEIESTINLHDENWELLENSSPITKFLRDYGNGPRDPTDDPPVFPKYFSWTTRLENFPNDVYKKRFQNPNLRLLLLVIYCCVWLSIFFSIFEPYLLELPYFYPKNGDDKIPIISLGCNTHLDWQGSNNECGLNGELCRPFDNTEYIIRCPALCDRGAWAYSAIAVGSRRVKYTGYEIGGGKMEMPSSDDTSDLLSYPYRADSFMCGSAVHAGIVSPFFGGCARVSLDGFKDGFPSREGKYRTKFSVAFNSYFPASFSFRAFKEGVASGCYDPRFLIVFTNIILGLPVFYLSESLYGYWITALSGYWTLVLALDPPLITDPHESVTVYELFSIGFQRLLPLCFVVYVMWKSTIRRTLENGSPCAKVLLWYPMFWLGVMNNVTFDRLPVDRLTANDLKEQQGAITAVGSIILTILICAFIQVYSLWKSGRLRKYFKIYISGIFVIVLLALIPGLTLRLHHYILGIVLIPGCATRNASAYLFQGILFGLIMSGVSRWDFASIVETDFALLRGEAGGLLEPPFFLDYNQNTPNIISWSLDSDDIVKDDTGTIDGFSLLVNDIEVYVGKNTTINLDTLMTENSEFGSWIDKALTENKDANTTNIDLYLRIAQCSIRNPQRYRGDYTNAGILEWPEGIWHKPEPGVT encoded by the coding sequence ATGAAGACATTGCAAGAGATACAAGAGGAGGATGAAACGGAACTAGAGACTAATAACGATGCATTTCTATTAGAGGACTTTACAGCAGGTTCAATATCTATGTCGCCCGCACCTGACCCATTTGAAATCGAGTCAACAATTAATTTGCATGACGAAAATTGGGAGCTTTTGGAAAATTCTTCCCCTATAACAAAGTTTCTTAGAGATTATGGTAATGGACCAAGAGACCCTACTGACGATCCACCAGTTTTcccaaaatattttagttGGACTACAAGACTTGAAAACTTCCCTAATGatgtttataaaaaaagatttcaaaatcCTAATCTTCGCTTGCTTTTACTCGTAATATATTGTTGTGTTTGGTTAAGTATATTCTTTAGTATTTTTGAGCCATATTTATTAGAGTTACCTTATTTTTATCCAAAAAACGGTGATGATAAGATACCGATTATATCATTAGGTTGTAATACACATTTGGATTGGCAAggttcaaataatgaatgtGGTTTAAATGGTGAACTGTGTCGACCATTCGATAATActgaatatattattagatgtCCAGCTTTATGTGATAGAGGTGCTTGGGCTTATTCAGCTATTGCGGTGGGGAGTAGAAGAGTTAAATATACTGGTTATGAAATAGGTGGCGGTAAGATGGAAATGCCAAGTTCAGATGATACAAGTGATCTTCTATCTTACCCATATAGAGCAGATTCATTTATGTGTGGCTCTGCTGTTCATGCAGGTATTGTATCTCCATTTTTTGGTGGCTGCGCAAGAGTTTCTCTGGATGGTTTTAAAGATGGTTTCCCTTCAAGAGAAGGTAAATATAGAACAAAATTTTCAGTAGCGTTCAATTCTTATTTCCCTGCATCATTTTCTTTCAGAGCTTTCAAAGAAGGCGTTGCCTCTGGCTGTTATGATCCAagatttttaattgtattCACTAATATCATATTGGGTTTACCTGTATTTTATCTTTCTGAGAGTCTATATGGTTATTGGATTACTGCCCTTAGTGGTTATTGGACTTTAGTTTTAGCTCTAGATCCACCACTAATCACGGATCCTCATGAATCAGTAACTGTGtatgaattatttagtATAGGATTTCAACGGTTATTGCCGTTATGTTTTGTTGTATATGTTATGTGGAAATCTACAATAAGGCGTACTCTAGAAAATGGCTCTCCATGTGCAAAAGTTCTATTATGGTATCCAATGTTTTGGCTTGGTGTTATGAATAATGTTACCTTTGATCGTTTACCAGTTGATAGATTGACGGCcaatgatttaaaagaacAGCAAGGTGCTATAACTGCCGTTGGTTCTATTATTCttacaatattaatatgtGCCTTTATTCAAGTTTACTCATTATGGAAATCAGGAAgattaagaaaatattttaaaatctatATCTCAGGCATATTTGTTATCGTTCTTTTGGCCTTGATTCCAGGTTTAACTTTAAGATTACACCATTATATTCTTGGTATCGTTTTAATTCCAGGATGTGCAACAAGGAATGCCTCGGCTTACCTATTTCAAGGTATTTTGTTTGGTTTGATAATGTCAGGCGTTTCTAGGTGGGATTTTGCAAGTATTGTTGAAACTGATTTTGCACTGTTAAGAGGGGAAGCAGGTGGCTTATTAGAGCCACCTTTCTTCTTAGATTACAATCAAAATACTCCAAATATCATATCGTGGAGCTTGGATTCAGATGATATTGTAAAAGATGATACTGGTACTATCGATGGATTTTCACTTTTGGTGAATGATATAGAAGTTTATGTTGGCAAAAACACAACCATTAATCTGGATACTTTGATGACTGAAAATTCTGAATTCGGTAGCTGGATTGATAAAGCATTGacagaaaataaagatgcCAACACAACAAATATCGACTTATATTTAAGAATTGCACAATGTTCAATAAGAAATCCGCAACGTTATCGGGGTGATTATACAAATGCAGGTATTTTAGAATGGCCTGAAGGTATATGGCATAAACCTGAACCTGGTGTAACCTAA
- the TBLA0J01350 gene encoding ribonucleoside-diphosphate reductase large subunit (similar to Saccharomyces cerevisiae RNR1 (YER070W) and RNR3 (YIL066C); ancestral locus Anc_7.256), with product MYVCKRDGRKEPVRFDKITARVSRLCYGLDSNHIDPVKVTQRIISGVYEGVTTIELDNLAAETAAYMTTVHPDYAILAARLAISNLHKQTTKVFSNLIEQLYNYVNPSNNQPAPLIAKDVYETVMANRDEINSAIVYDRDFQFNYFGYKTLERSYLLRMNGQVAERPQHLIMRVCLGIHGSDIKAALESYNLMSHRYFTHATPTLFNSGTPRPQMSSCFLVAMKEDSIEGIYDTLKECALISKSAGGIGIHMHNIRSTGSYIAGTNGTSNGLIPMIRVYNNTARYVDQGGNKRPGAIAIFLEPWHADIFDFIDIRKNHGKEEIRARDLFPALWIPDLFMKRVKENGDWTLFSPSEAPGLSDVYGDEFEALYNRYVEEGKGRKTIKAQKLWYSILEAQTETGTPFICYKDAANKKSNQKNLGTIKSSNLCCEIIEYSAPDETAVCNLASVALPAFIETAADGTTQTYNFQKLHDVCKVITRNLNKVIDRSYYPVPEARNSNMRHRPIALGIQGLADTYQLLRIPFESDRAKELNIHIFETLYHASLEASCELAEVDGPYSSYEGSPVSQGILQYDMWNVKPTDLWDWDSLKAKIKKHGVRNSLVLAPMPTASTSQILGYNECFEPFTSNMYSRRTLSGEFQVVNPYLLRDLVDLGVWDDAMKQHLITDNGSIQNLPNIPQELKELYKTVWEISQKKIIDLAADRSAFIDQSHSLNIHIQAPTMGKLTSMHFYGWQKGLKTGMYYLRTQAASAAIQFTIDKKVADQAGNKVADLSKLKRPTYKPRPLNISEDAQGAAELAEAISKPTEEKKDPTPALTEISSLSESVSSLSVTDSKPTTPPSSDGVAANKSAAESTKAEEEKTDIDIYNSKVVACAIDNPEACEMCSG from the coding sequence atgtaCGTTTGTAAAAGAGATGGTCGTAAGGAACCAGTTagatttgataaaattacAGCTCGTGTATCACGGTTATGTTACGGTTTAGACTCAAACCATATCGATCCAGTTAAAGTTACtcaaagaattatttcAGGTGTTTACGAAGGTGTTACAACTAtagaattagataatttggCTGCTGAAACAGCCGCTTATATGACTACAGTACATCCAGATTATGCAATTTTGGCTGCTAGATTAgcaatttctaatttacaTAAACAAACTACTAAGGTCTTTTCCAATTTGATCGAACAATTGTATAATTATGTCAATCCTTCTAATAATCAACCAGCTCCATTAATCGCAAAAGATGTCTATGAAACTGTTATGGCTAATAGAGATGAAATCAATTCTGCAATCGTTTATGATAGAGATTtccaattcaattatttcgGTTATAAGACCTTGGAACgttcatatttattaagaATGAATGGTCAAGTTGCTGAAAGGCCACaacatttaataatgagaGTTTGTTTAGGTATTCATGGAAGTGATATTAAAGCTGCTTTAGAGTCTTATAATTTAATGTCTCATAGATACTTCACTCATGCCACACCaactttatttaattctggTACTCCTCGTCCACAAATGTCATCTTGTTTCTTGGTTGCTATGAAAGAAGATTCTATTGAAGGTATTTATGATACTTTGAAAGAATGTGccttaatttcaaaatccGCAGGTGGTATCGGTATCCATATGCATAACATTCGTTCAACTGGTTCATATATTGCAGGTACCAATGGTACTTCTAATGGGTTGATTCCAATGATTCGTGTCTATAACAATACAGCTCGTTATGTTGATCAAGGTGGTAATAAAAGACCAGGTGCTATTGCTATCTTTTTAGAGCCATGGCACGCTGATATTTTCGATTTTATTGATATCAGAAAAAATCACggtaaagaagaaattagaGCAAGAGATTTATTCCCAGCTTTATGGATTCCAGATTTATTCATGAAACGTGTCAAGGAAAATGGTGATTGGACTTTATTCTCTCCATCTGAAGCTCCAGGTTTATCTGACGTTTACGGTGATGAATTTGAGGCTCTATACAATCGTTATGTTGAAGAAGGTAAAGGTAGAAAGACTATAAAAGCTCAAAAATTATGGTACTCTATCTTAGAAGCACAAACTGAAACTGGTACTCCATTTATCTGTTATAAGGATGCCGCCAACAAAAAGTCTAACCAAAAGAACTTGGGTACTATTAAATCTTCCAATTTATGTTgtgaaattattgaatattctGCTCCAGATGAAACTGCTGTTTGTAACTTAGCTTCTGTTGCTCTACCAGCCTTTATTGAAACTGCAGCAGATGGTACTACTCAAACTTataatttccaaaaattgCACGACGTTTGTAAAGTTATCACTCGTAATTTAAACAAGGTTATAGATCGTTCCTATTATCCAGTTCCAGAAGCTAGAAACTCTAATATGAGACATAGACCAATTGCCTTAGGTATTCAAGGTTTAGCTGACACTTACCAATTATTACGTATTCCATTCGAATCTGATAGAGCTAAggaattaaatattcatatttttgaaacCTTATACCATGCCTCTTTAGAAGCTTCTTGTGAATTGGCTGAAGTTGATGGTCCTTATTCTTCCTACGAAGGATCCCCAGTTTCCCAAGGTATTTTACAGTATGATATGTGGAACGTGAAACCAACTGATTTATGGGATTGGGATTCTTTGAAAGCTAAGATTAAAAAGCATGGTGTGAGAAATTCTTTGGTTTTAGCTCCAATGCCAACTGCCTCTACTTCTCAAATTTTAGGTTATAATGAATGTTTTGAACCATTTACTTCAAACATGTATTCTCGTCGTACTTTATCTGGGGAATTTCAAGTCGTTAATCCATACTTATTACGTGATTTAGTTGATTTGGGTGTTTGGGATGATGCTATGAAACAGCATTTAATTACTGACAATGGTtctattcaaaatttaccaaatattccacaagaattaaaagaattatataaGACTGTTTGGGAAATTTctcaaaagaaaatcatTGATTTAGCTGCTGATCGTTCTGCTTTCATTGATCAATCTCATTCTTTgaatattcatattcaaGCTCCAACTATGGGTAAATTGACAAGTATGCATTTCTATGGTTGGCAAAAGGGTTTGAAGACAGGtatgtattatttaagaaCGCAAGCTGCCTCCGCTGCTATTCAATTTACCATTGATAAGAAGGTAGCTGATCAAGCCGGTAACAAGGTGGCTGATCTTTCCAAACTAAAACGTCCAACTTATAAACCACGTCCATTAAATATTAGTGAAGATGCTCAAGGCGCTGCCGAATTAGCTGAAGCAATTTCTAAACCAACtgaggaaaaaaaagatccTACTCCGGCATTGACTGAAATCTCATCATTATCAGAAAGCGTTAGTTCGCTAAGTGTTACTGACAGTAAACCAACAACTCCACCAAGCTCAGATGGCGTTGCTGCTAACAAGTCAGCTGCAGAATCTACCAAagctgaagaagaaaaaactgatattgatatttacAACTCTAAGGTCGTTGCTTGCGCGATCGATAATCCAGAAGCTTGTGAAATGTGTTCTGGTTAA
- the TBLA0J01360 gene encoding uncharacterized protein (similar to Saccharomyces cerevisiae ARG5,6 (YER069W); ancestral locus Anc_7.251), whose product MMMSAMIWKTQMPRTVSLGSVVRCAPCLRLGRALGSLRLFSKMVDVGSRNEINTDRNFANTRFAISQLLNNIHTKTEIDQYLTYFTSVARQQFAIIKIESELFDNKLDQIISCLAMLYHVGLFPIVVHGTSYQVDRELHFLNKNPNYIDGIRVTDEETLQIVKDCFLEQNRKLVDGLKEFGVNAVPMTSGIFDSDFLNKSKFQMVGQITNIKKNIIEDCLNSNSMPILTSLGTGPLGQLLNINSDHAVAELTKVFQPLKVLCLNETGGFYDGETGKRVSMINLEKDFDRLINGDSLHYSTKLKLKEIKELLDYLPKSSSVTIVRIDDFANGLFTGSGVGTTIKKGYQLKKKYTVSEFSDLKKLRHILIKDPKIRCGKENVSCYLRELENTDFTAYYDDPHDVFAVVRNEPNSIPKIDKLLCTRSGWFNNIPEHVFQAILDDYPKVQWIASDKDENIHWHFEKSEGSYAKDGQVLFWRGISDLPDISKLIESFHQQNL is encoded by the coding sequence ATGATGATGTCAGCCATGATTTGGAAAACTCAAATGCCAAGGACCGTCTCGTTAGGTTCAGTGGTTAGATGTGCCCCATGTCTCCGGTTGGGTAGAGCCCTGGGATCACTAAGATTATTCTCCAAAATGGTTGATGTGGGTTCCcgtaatgaaattaatactGATCGGAATTTTGCCAATACACGGTTTGCCATCTCTCAACTgcttaataatattcatacCAAAACAGAGATTGATCAATATTTGACTTATTTCACATCTGTGGCAAGACAACAATTTGCCATCATTAAGATTGAAagtgaattatttgataacaAATTGGACCAAATCATTTCATGCTTAGCCATGTTGTATCATGTGGGGCTATTCCCCATTGTTGTCCATGGAACTTCTTATCAAGTGGATAGAGAattacattttttaaataagaaTCCAAATTATATTGATGGAATTAGAGTCACTGATGAAGAAACTCTTCAAATCGTGAAAGATTGTTTCTTAGAACAGAATAGAAAATTGGTGGATGGGTTAAAAGAATTCGGTGTTAATGCTGTTCCAATGACTTCAGGAATATTTGATTCggatttcttaaataaatcCAAATTTCAAATGGTGGGGcaaattacaaatattaagaaaaatatcattgaaGATTGTTTGAATTCTAATTCCATGCCTATTCTAACTTCATTGGGTACAGGTCCATTGGGACAgctattaaatattaattcagACCATGCAGTAGCTGAATTGACAAAAGTTTTCCAACCTTTGAAAGTGTTATGTTTAAATGAAACTGGTGGGTTCTATGATGGTGAAACTGGTAAGAGAGTTTCTATGattaatttggaaaaagaTTTTGATCGTTTAATTAATGGTGATTCCTTACATTATTCTACAAAATTGAAACTAAAGGAAATTAAGGAATTATTGGATTACTTGCCAAAATCAAGTAGTGTTACCATTGTTAGAATTGATGATTTTGCCAATGGTCTCTTTACAGGTTCAGGTGTTGGGACCACCATTAAAAAAGgttatcaattgaaaaaaaaatatactgtTTCAGAATTCTCagatttgaagaaattacGCCATATCCTCATTAAAGATCCAAAGATTAGATGTGGTAAAGAAAACGTCTCTTGTTATTTACGTGAATTGGAAAACACTGATTTTACAGCTTATTATGATGATCCACATGATGTGTTTGCTGTAGTGCGTAATGAACCAAATAGTATCCCCAAGATTGATAAACTATTATGCACAAGATCAGGTTGGTTTAATAATATCCCAGAACATGTTTTCCAAGCCATCTTGGATGATTACCCCAAAGTTCAATGGATCGCAAGTGACAAAGATGAGAACATCCATTGGCACTTTGAAAAGAGTGAAGGTTCTTACGCCAAAGACGGCCAAGTGTTGTTTTGGCGTGGAATCTCAGATTTACcagatatttcaaaattaattgaaagtTTCCATCaacaaaatttataa
- the MOT2 gene encoding CCR4-NOT core ubiquitin-protein ligase subunit MOT2 (similar to Saccharomyces cerevisiae MOT2 (YER068W); ancestral locus Anc_7.249), with amino-acid sequence MTLNPHVQQNLQNIQKALSNYDMSFLSEDEEDYCPLCLEKLDITDKNFRPCPCGYQICQFCYNNIRQNEELNGRCPACRRKYDDETVKYVVLTPEELKYEKEKQSRKDWEKKQREKERKDNENANRKHLAGMRVIQKNLVYVVGLNPPVPYDEIIPYLKSDKYFGQYGKINKIVVNRKNNNNNSGNSNNNNHSNDHYHQNSLPSSSGSNSSSHNQGYGIYITFSRKEDAAKCIQQVDGTYIDGRLVKAAYGTTKYCSSYLRGLPCPNPNCMFLHEPGEEADSFNRRELNNKQHSHNPNSSLPHLNTNQSLYSSSNNTPTTTTNNNLSNTKSSTTINSTTTTHSASPSPALAKSQLHNSQQLNGHSYLDQNNNSLSNTLSNNNTGTSTPILIPATLPAGSNPWGVTQSATPLTSLNLNKSALPTLNDTLSNSNSNLDSQDEITSLYQQSQQASPRQHQTQYDEVQQSPQNSNTTNNNKKKNVNVEQDYVDPYDVVNNAVTFLDERIHDLSDYKSVKLALKSNILDNETYSRYPSLFTWSHIEPTKTSKNVLTKKLIEILAIKPVDHTSSVVEFLKENAETIAALNANTAAMLALQQQQAQQQQQQQQQQQQQQQQQQQQQAQQQQQQQAQQQAQLQQQQLQQAQLQQQQLKSQLQQQQQLKKQLQQQQQQQAQQQQQQQQQQLRMGMTNAPPPGMFTPQQMPLQLQQQQLAQQQHPNESIPSNSTDFLNQLINGRRTAAAGN; translated from the coding sequence atgactTTAAATCCTCACGTCCAacaaaatttacaaaatattcaaaaagcTTTAAGTAATTATGACATGTCTTTCTTATCTGAAGACGAAGAAGATTATTGTCCTTTATGtcttgaaaaattagatatcactgataaaaattttagacCATGTCCATGTGGCTATCAAATTTGTCAATTttgttataataatattagacaaaatgaagaattgaatGGTAGATGTCCTGCATGTCGTAGGAaatatgatgatgaaactGTGAAATATGTGGTATTAACACCTGAAGAGTTGAAATATGAAAAGGAAAAGCAATCAAGGAAGGATTGGGagaaaaaacaaagagaaaaggaaagaaaagataatgaaaatgctAATAGAAAACATTTAGCAGGAATGAGagttattcaaaaaaatttggtaTATGTAGTTGGTTTAAACCCGCCTGTTCCATATGATGAAATCATCCCTTATTTGAAAtctgataaatattttggtcAATATGggaaaatcaataaaattgttgttaataggaaaaataataataataatagtggcaatagtaataataataatcattcGAACgatcattatcatcaaaatTCTTTACCATCATCTTCAGgttctaattcatcatctcATAATCAAGGATATGGGATTTATATTACTTTTTCAAGAAAGGAAGATGCAGCTAAATGTATTCAACAAGTCGATGGGACCTACATTGATGGTCGTCTAGTGAAAGCTGCATATGGTACTACCAAATATTGTTCTTCTTATTTACGTGGATTACCTTGTCCTAATCCAAATTGTATGTTTTTACATGAACCTGGTGAAGAAGCAGATTCTTTTAATAGAAGAGAATTGAACAACAAACAGCATTCTCATAATCCTAACTCATCGTTACCTCATTTGAATACTAATCAAAGTTTATATTCAAGTTCTAATAATACACCTACAactactactaataataatttgtcTAATACTAAGAGTTCAACCACCATCAATTCTACTACTACCACTCATTCAGCATCCCCATCACCTGCATTAGCTAAATCTCAATTGCATAATTCTCAACAATTGAATGGTCATAGTTATTTGGATCAAaacaataattctttatcaaatactttatcaaataataatacaggTACATCCACTCCAATTTTAATACCTGCAACTTTACCAGCAGGATCTAATCCATGGGGGGTTACTCAATCAGCAACACCACTTacatctttaaatttaaataagaGTGCCTTACCTACTTTGAACGATACATTAAGTAATTCCAATAGTAATCTTGATTCACAAGATGAAATTACATCATTATATCAACAATCTCAACAAGCTTCACCAAGACAACATCAAACTCAATATGATGAAGTACAACAATCTCCACAAAATAGTAATACTacgaataataataagaagaaaaatgtCAATGTGGAACAAGACTATGTAGATCCATATGATGTTGTGAACAATGCCGTTACCTTTTTAGATGAAAGAATCCATGATTTATCAGACTACAAATCAGTTAAATTGGCATTGAAATCTAATATTTTGGACAATGAAACATATTCTAGGTATCCAAGTCTATTTACTTGGAGCCATATTGAGCCTACCAAGACAAGTAAGAATGTTTTAACCAAGAAATTGATTGAAATCTTGGCTATTAAGCCTGTAGATCACACATCTTCGGTGGTTgaatttttgaaagaaaacGCAGAAACCATTGCTGCTTTGAATGCTAATACAGCTGCCATGTTGGCATTACAGCAACAGCAAGCtcagcaacaacaacaacaacaacaacaacaacaacaacaacaacaacaacaacaacaacaacaagctcaacagcaacagcaacaacaagCTCAGCAACAAGCTCAACTacaacagcaacaattACAACAAGCTCAACtacaacaacagcaattGAAAAGCCAATtgcaacagcaacaacagttgaaaaaacaactccaacaacaacagcaacaacaagctcaacagcaacaacagcaacagcaacagcaatTGCGAATGGGTATGACTAATGCTCCTCCACCAGGCATGTTCACTCCACAACAGATGCCATTACAATtgcaacaacaacaattggCTCAGCAACAACATCCAAACGAAAGCATCCCTTCTAATTCCACGGACTTCTTAAACCAGTTGATCAACGGCAGAAGAACCGCAGCAGCAGGCAACTGA